One window from the genome of Pungitius pungitius chromosome 14, fPunPun2.1, whole genome shotgun sequence encodes:
- the luzp1 gene encoding leucine zipper protein 1 isoform X1, translated as MSDHKDMTHRHLRHKLQSLGRRLDELEEATNKLQKSEDELLDLQDKVIQGEGSNSSLLGDVEDLRKRLLKIQGKDEEVRKAEDLCRTVREKLEEEESLTQELKAEIERLQRRMAELEKLEEAFGKSKSDCSQLGLSLNEEKNLTKKLSSELEALKARLKEMEGSETKLEKAEQALAMDLEKLKVFTQTFMSERKRLLEKQREDEKIILKLTEKLEHQKNCLGLSADPGRADFMRSRIEDELSSTGLLTGKLAARKKSLEYSKLADDNMGLVNKSENEKNSALEGSQDEDNKVKELTQEVERLKNRLKQMEIVEEDLKNSESKNGELHEKFQMERNRARQLNEQVEQLRTQLCGKAAIGRNGTSKVDKHGNVSTDIRPNSPAKVLENGKAETEEIVGKGCFRQEKPKYRSAATVSEPSSPKHRSRELSPQRKKETKLRSKDPHHSEESSPKAVRSPLSPAHKSRRTPKSPFDNGARRGSEENTRGATSCSVNTSSSDVKKAPVLSRYPPAANVQKPLRTAHKPADSKKSRLEQFSQLCVGSDSESNCSDAVADSASALEKDAASASDQDSLDQVEESLSASVASSLSKANGAASRSHVTPPLPSDQGSEGHSSASETESTGSRPSEPEAATETTSSTVSTRTATSRYARYSTVNDLHSEGSSSRSSFDEELQSRTLLPQGGHQGPAGHTASGVAIQRVQSPREALTSKAVIKPAILEIERKEVMGSEPLSLNGKPQISTKPFVSTASKMTSSITIYPNDPSSSRTSSRSSSVSSEPLPIRERHTSTSNILIGPTSEHHGCISVPYEISIPKSKIAMRPCTDQDCIGDDPGDFSSRSKHHNTSRVETTTSHLCCQRSNFSPQSLDTTAADCNDSESGFESSSSTTVTSWRHQRQNQHSREDSLSDVKNVTVRSTWKNRGAAPADETGRGRGGARTLTDGGSEDEAEVATTWKAYRATTFDTEETINSGTGAGGNAEAPRGVKPSPAEVYMRRIKSVGTNPREVEDPLLRRGKRSQSPLMEARGLGKTVPHAPVTAQSWGRSYAQQPQAADGAEAVPNPSLSPPSWRRQIPSSDSHLHDRAAKTAGASPRGELRSGQGQGSGTRGEGRSGTGSRPRSHRQSERH; from the exons ATGTCTGACCATAAAGACATGACACATCGCCACCTGCGGCACAAGCTGCAGAGCCTCGGCCGAAGACTGGATGAGCTGGAAGAAGCAACCAACAAGCTGCAGAAGTCCGAGGACGAGCTACTTGACCTGCAG GACAAAGTCATCCAGGGAGAAGGCAGCAACTCGTCCCTGCTTGGAGACGTGGAGGACCTTAGGAAGCGTCTCCTAAAGATCCAGGGTAAGGATGAGGAGGTGCGCAAAGCTGAGGATCTCTGCCGCACAGTCCGAGAGaaactggaggaagaggaaagccTGACACAGGAGCTGAAGGCCGAGATCGAACGTCTGCAGCGGAGGATGGCCGAGCTGGAGAAACTGGAGGAAGCCTTTGGGAAGAGCAAGTCCGACTGCAGCCAGCTCGGCCTGAGCCTGAACGAGGAGAAGAACTTGACCAAGAAGCTCTCGTCCGAGTTGGAGGCCCTCAAAGCACGtctgaaggagatggagggcTCTGAGACGAAGCTGGAGAAAGCGGAGCAGGCTTTGGCTATGGATCTTGAGAAACTCAAAGTATTCACCCAAACCTTCATGAGTGAGCGTAAGAggctactggagaaacagaggGAGGACGAGAAGATCATTCTGAAGCTGACGGAAAAATTGGAGCACCAGAAGAATTGCCTTGGCCTGTCCGCAGACCCTGGTCGTGCAGATTTTATGAGGTCACGAATTGAAGATGAGCTTTCGTCCACTGGGCTCCTCACGGGTAAACTGGCCGCACGCAAGAAGAGCCTGGAGTACTCGAAGCTGGCAGATGACAACATGGGTCTGGTGAATAAATCCGAGAATGAAAAGAACAGTGCTCTAGAAGGCTCGCAGGATGAGGACAACAAAGTAAAGGAGCTGACACAGGAAGTAGAGCGACTGAAGAATCGGCTGAAACAGATGGAGATAGTAGAGGAGGATCTCAAGAATTCAGAGTCCAAAAATGGCGAACTTCATGAGAAGTTTCAGATGGAACGGAACCGAGCTCGGCAGCTGAACgagcaggtggagcagctgaGGACGCAGCTGTGCGGAAAAGCCGCAATTGGAAGGAATGGAACCAGTAAAGTGGACAAACACGGCAACGTAAGCACTGACATTCGCCCCAACAGCCCAGCTAAGGTCCTGGAGAATGGCAAAGCGGAGACTGAAGAGATCGTTGGGAAAGGATGTTTCAGGCAAGAGAAGCCCAAATATAGGAGTGCCGCAACGGTCTCGGAGCCGAGTTCCCCAAAACACAGGAGCCGGGAGCTCTCTCCTCAGCGTAAAAAAGAGACCAAGCTGAGGAGCAAAGATCCCCACCACTCAGAGGAGAGCTCCCCCAAAGCGGTGAGGAGCCCCCTGAGTCCTGCACACAAGAGTAGAAGAACACCCAAAAGCCCCTTCGATAATGGAGCAAGACGAGGCAGTGAGGAAAATACGAGAGGAGCAACTTCCTGCTCTGTAAACACCTCCTCGAGCGACGTTAAGAAAGCGCCGGTTCTTAGCCGCTACCCTCCAGCGGCTAATGTCCAGAAGCCGCTGAGGACGGCTCACAAACCGGCTGACAGTAAGAAGAGCAGACTAGAacagttttcacaactctgCGTGGGGAGCGATAGTGAATCAAACTGCTCTGACGCGGTGGCGGACAGTGCCTCTGCTTTGGAGAAGGACGCGGCGTCCGCCTCGGATCAGGATTCACTGGACCAGGTTGAGGAATCTCTCTCCGCCTCTGTCGCCTCGTCTCTGTCCAAAGCCAACGGCGCGGCCTCCAGATCCCACGTCACTCCGCCGCTGCCCAGCGACCAGGGGTCGGAAGGTCATTCTTCTGCCTCCGAAACAGAATCTACTGGTTCAAGGCCCTCCGAGCCGGAGGCTGCGACTGAGACGACCTCCTCAACTGTGAGCACTAGGACCGCCACCTCCAGGTATGCCAGATACTCCACTGTAAATGACTTGCATTCGGAGGGTTCCTCTTCCAGGAGCTCGTTTGATGAGGAGCTCCAAAGCAGAACACTGTTACCCCAGGGAGGCCACCAGGGGCCCGCCGGGCACACCGCGTCGGGGGTCGCCATCCAGCGAGTGCAAAGCCCGCGCGAGGCGCTGACGTCAAAAGCGGTCATCAAGCCGGCCATCCTCGAGATCGAAAGGAAAGAAGTGATGGGTTCGGAACCTCTGTCTTTAAATGGCAAACCCCAAATCTCCACCAAACCGTTCGTGAGCACGGCGAGTAAAATGACCAGCAGTATAACCATCTACCCCAATGACCCGAGCTCCTCCAGGACGAGCAGTCGCAGCAGCAGTGTGTCCAGTGAGCCCCTGCCCATCAGGGAACGCCACACCTCCACCAGTAACATCCTCATAG GCCCCACCAGTGAGCACCACGGCTGCATCTCCGTCCCGTACGAGATCTCCATTCCCAAAAGCAAGATCGCCATGCGGCCTTGCACAGACCAGGACTGTATAGGGGACGACCCCGGTGATTTCTCGTCAAGGTCCAAACACCACAACACCTCCAGAGTGGAGACGACCACCAGCCACCTGTGCTGCCAACGCAGCAACTTCAGCCCCCAGTCGCTGGACACCACCGCTGCAGACTGCAACGACAGCGAGTCGGGCTtcgaaagcagcagcagcaccacggTCACCAGCTGGAGACACCAAAGACAAAACCAGCACTCCCGAGAAGACAGCTTATCAGACGTGAAGAATGTGACCGTGAGAAGCACCTGGAAGAACCGGGGCGCCGCGCCGGCGGACGAGACAGGCCGAGGAAGGGGAGGCGCAAGGACACTGACCGACGGGGGGTCCGAGGATGAAGCCGAGGTCGCGACAACATGGAAGGCTTACCGGGCCACCACCTTTGACACAGAAGAAACAATAAACAGCGGAACAGGAGCTGGTGGGAATGCTGAGGCACCGAGGGGGGTCAAGCCGTCCCCTGCAGAG GTGTACATGCGTAGGATCAAAAGTGTGGGCACTAATCCCAGGGAGGTCGAGGACCCCCTGCTTCGCAGAGGGAAACGCTCACAGTCTCCCCTCATGGAAGCGAGAGGCTTGGGAAAGACCGTACCCCACGCACCCGTCACCGCTCAGTCCTGGGGTCGATCCTACGCACAACAACCACAG GCTGCTGATGGTGCGGAGGCCGTTCCTAACCCGAGCCTGAGTCCACCCTCCTGGAGGCGGCAGATCCCCAGCAGCGACTCTCATCTTCATGACCGGGCGGCAAAGACGGCCGGGGCCTCCCCCAGAGGAGAGCTGCGCTCAGGTCAGGGTCAAGGGTCAGGGACTAGAGGCGAAGGGAGGAGTGGAACGGGGAGCCGACCTCGGAGCCATCGTCAGTCCGAGCGTCATTAG
- the luzp1 gene encoding leucine zipper protein 1 isoform X2, with protein MSDHKDMTHRHLRHKLQSLGRRLDELEEATNKLQKSEDELLDLQDKVIQGEGSNSSLLGDVEDLRKRLLKIQGKDEEVRKAEDLCRTVREKLEEEESLTQELKAEIERLQRRMAELEKLEEAFGKSKSDCSQLGLSLNEEKNLTKKLSSELEALKARLKEMEGSETKLEKAEQALAMDLEKLKVFTQTFMSERKRLLEKQREDEKIILKLTEKLEHQKNCLGLSADPGRADFMRSRIEDELSSTGLLTGKLAARKKSLEYSKLADDNMGLVNKSENEKNSALEGSQDEDNKVKELTQEVERLKNRLKQMEIVEEDLKNSESKNGELHEKFQMERNRARQLNEQVEQLRTQLCGKAAIGRNGTSKVDKHGNVSTDIRPNSPAKVLENGKAETEEIVGKGCFRQEKPKYRSAATVSEPSSPKHRSRELSPQRKKETKLRSKDPHHSEESSPKAVRSPLSPAHKSRRTPKSPFDNGARRGSEENTRGATSCSVNTSSSDVKKAPVLSRYPPAANVQKPLRTAHKPADSKKSRLEQFSQLCVGSDSESNCSDAVADSASALEKDAASASDQDSLDQVEESLSASVASSLSKANGAASRSHVTPPLPSDQGSEGHSSASETESTGSRPSEPEAATETTSSTVSTRTATSRYARYSTVNDLHSEGSSSRSSFDEELQSRTLLPQGGHQGPAGHTASGVAIQRVQSPREALTSKAVIKPAILEIERKEVMGSEPLSLNGKPQISTKPFVSTASKMTSSITIYPNDPSSSRTSSRSSSVSSEPLPIRERHTSTSNILIGPTSEHHGCISVPYEISIPKSKIAMRPCTDQDCIGDDPGDFSSRSKHHNTSRVETTTSHLCCQRSNFSPQSLDTTAADCNDSESGFESSSSTTVTSWRHQRQNQHSREDSLSDVKNVTVRSTWKNRGAAPADETGRGRGGARTLTDGGSEDEAEVATTWKAYRATTFDTEETINSGTGAGGNAEAPRGVKPSPAEVYMRRIKSVGTNPREVEDPLLRRGKRSQSPLMEARGLGKTVPHAPVTAQSWGRSYAQQPQAADGAEAVPNPSLSPPSWRRQIPSSDSHLHDRAAKTAGASPRGELRSALQQAVNGTRRSKHQSPIN; from the exons ATGTCTGACCATAAAGACATGACACATCGCCACCTGCGGCACAAGCTGCAGAGCCTCGGCCGAAGACTGGATGAGCTGGAAGAAGCAACCAACAAGCTGCAGAAGTCCGAGGACGAGCTACTTGACCTGCAG GACAAAGTCATCCAGGGAGAAGGCAGCAACTCGTCCCTGCTTGGAGACGTGGAGGACCTTAGGAAGCGTCTCCTAAAGATCCAGGGTAAGGATGAGGAGGTGCGCAAAGCTGAGGATCTCTGCCGCACAGTCCGAGAGaaactggaggaagaggaaagccTGACACAGGAGCTGAAGGCCGAGATCGAACGTCTGCAGCGGAGGATGGCCGAGCTGGAGAAACTGGAGGAAGCCTTTGGGAAGAGCAAGTCCGACTGCAGCCAGCTCGGCCTGAGCCTGAACGAGGAGAAGAACTTGACCAAGAAGCTCTCGTCCGAGTTGGAGGCCCTCAAAGCACGtctgaaggagatggagggcTCTGAGACGAAGCTGGAGAAAGCGGAGCAGGCTTTGGCTATGGATCTTGAGAAACTCAAAGTATTCACCCAAACCTTCATGAGTGAGCGTAAGAggctactggagaaacagaggGAGGACGAGAAGATCATTCTGAAGCTGACGGAAAAATTGGAGCACCAGAAGAATTGCCTTGGCCTGTCCGCAGACCCTGGTCGTGCAGATTTTATGAGGTCACGAATTGAAGATGAGCTTTCGTCCACTGGGCTCCTCACGGGTAAACTGGCCGCACGCAAGAAGAGCCTGGAGTACTCGAAGCTGGCAGATGACAACATGGGTCTGGTGAATAAATCCGAGAATGAAAAGAACAGTGCTCTAGAAGGCTCGCAGGATGAGGACAACAAAGTAAAGGAGCTGACACAGGAAGTAGAGCGACTGAAGAATCGGCTGAAACAGATGGAGATAGTAGAGGAGGATCTCAAGAATTCAGAGTCCAAAAATGGCGAACTTCATGAGAAGTTTCAGATGGAACGGAACCGAGCTCGGCAGCTGAACgagcaggtggagcagctgaGGACGCAGCTGTGCGGAAAAGCCGCAATTGGAAGGAATGGAACCAGTAAAGTGGACAAACACGGCAACGTAAGCACTGACATTCGCCCCAACAGCCCAGCTAAGGTCCTGGAGAATGGCAAAGCGGAGACTGAAGAGATCGTTGGGAAAGGATGTTTCAGGCAAGAGAAGCCCAAATATAGGAGTGCCGCAACGGTCTCGGAGCCGAGTTCCCCAAAACACAGGAGCCGGGAGCTCTCTCCTCAGCGTAAAAAAGAGACCAAGCTGAGGAGCAAAGATCCCCACCACTCAGAGGAGAGCTCCCCCAAAGCGGTGAGGAGCCCCCTGAGTCCTGCACACAAGAGTAGAAGAACACCCAAAAGCCCCTTCGATAATGGAGCAAGACGAGGCAGTGAGGAAAATACGAGAGGAGCAACTTCCTGCTCTGTAAACACCTCCTCGAGCGACGTTAAGAAAGCGCCGGTTCTTAGCCGCTACCCTCCAGCGGCTAATGTCCAGAAGCCGCTGAGGACGGCTCACAAACCGGCTGACAGTAAGAAGAGCAGACTAGAacagttttcacaactctgCGTGGGGAGCGATAGTGAATCAAACTGCTCTGACGCGGTGGCGGACAGTGCCTCTGCTTTGGAGAAGGACGCGGCGTCCGCCTCGGATCAGGATTCACTGGACCAGGTTGAGGAATCTCTCTCCGCCTCTGTCGCCTCGTCTCTGTCCAAAGCCAACGGCGCGGCCTCCAGATCCCACGTCACTCCGCCGCTGCCCAGCGACCAGGGGTCGGAAGGTCATTCTTCTGCCTCCGAAACAGAATCTACTGGTTCAAGGCCCTCCGAGCCGGAGGCTGCGACTGAGACGACCTCCTCAACTGTGAGCACTAGGACCGCCACCTCCAGGTATGCCAGATACTCCACTGTAAATGACTTGCATTCGGAGGGTTCCTCTTCCAGGAGCTCGTTTGATGAGGAGCTCCAAAGCAGAACACTGTTACCCCAGGGAGGCCACCAGGGGCCCGCCGGGCACACCGCGTCGGGGGTCGCCATCCAGCGAGTGCAAAGCCCGCGCGAGGCGCTGACGTCAAAAGCGGTCATCAAGCCGGCCATCCTCGAGATCGAAAGGAAAGAAGTGATGGGTTCGGAACCTCTGTCTTTAAATGGCAAACCCCAAATCTCCACCAAACCGTTCGTGAGCACGGCGAGTAAAATGACCAGCAGTATAACCATCTACCCCAATGACCCGAGCTCCTCCAGGACGAGCAGTCGCAGCAGCAGTGTGTCCAGTGAGCCCCTGCCCATCAGGGAACGCCACACCTCCACCAGTAACATCCTCATAG GCCCCACCAGTGAGCACCACGGCTGCATCTCCGTCCCGTACGAGATCTCCATTCCCAAAAGCAAGATCGCCATGCGGCCTTGCACAGACCAGGACTGTATAGGGGACGACCCCGGTGATTTCTCGTCAAGGTCCAAACACCACAACACCTCCAGAGTGGAGACGACCACCAGCCACCTGTGCTGCCAACGCAGCAACTTCAGCCCCCAGTCGCTGGACACCACCGCTGCAGACTGCAACGACAGCGAGTCGGGCTtcgaaagcagcagcagcaccacggTCACCAGCTGGAGACACCAAAGACAAAACCAGCACTCCCGAGAAGACAGCTTATCAGACGTGAAGAATGTGACCGTGAGAAGCACCTGGAAGAACCGGGGCGCCGCGCCGGCGGACGAGACAGGCCGAGGAAGGGGAGGCGCAAGGACACTGACCGACGGGGGGTCCGAGGATGAAGCCGAGGTCGCGACAACATGGAAGGCTTACCGGGCCACCACCTTTGACACAGAAGAAACAATAAACAGCGGAACAGGAGCTGGTGGGAATGCTGAGGCACCGAGGGGGGTCAAGCCGTCCCCTGCAGAG GTGTACATGCGTAGGATCAAAAGTGTGGGCACTAATCCCAGGGAGGTCGAGGACCCCCTGCTTCGCAGAGGGAAACGCTCACAGTCTCCCCTCATGGAAGCGAGAGGCTTGGGAAAGACCGTACCCCACGCACCCGTCACCGCTCAGTCCTGGGGTCGATCCTACGCACAACAACCACAG GCTGCTGATGGTGCGGAGGCCGTTCCTAACCCGAGCCTGAGTCCACCCTCCTGGAGGCGGCAGATCCCCAGCAGCGACTCTCATCTTCATGACCGGGCGGCAAAGACGGCCGGGGCCTCCCCCAGAGGAGAGCTGCGCTCAG CACTCCAACAAGCTGTCAACGGCACAAGGAGGTCCAAACATCAGTCTCCCATCAACTAA